One Pseudodesulfovibrio cashew DNA window includes the following coding sequences:
- a CDS encoding sensor domain-containing diguanylate cyclase: MDSDQYKKILDALTDGVYMMNPDGVITFWNKSAELLSGYKAEEILGRECADNLLRHVDKNGMELCLTGCPMAATIKDGKVREATVYMHHKHGHRMPITVRSSPIRDASGKITGAVEVFNRCSDCPNLVMEMEKLRKEVLVDPLTGIGNRRYADITMNQCGLSMREGNTPFGILFVDIDNFKQINDTFGHAVGDRIITMVAKTLTAMLRPLDAACRWGGDEFVILLLDSDEKGLITVANRLRKLLKKSWIDTEESRLSVTASFGCALSDEDESAQSVLERADRQAYLSKEAGRDCIYFRDKDVTSTMRSEP; encoded by the coding sequence ATGGATTCGGATCAGTATAAAAAAATTCTCGATGCCCTGACAGACGGTGTTTATATGATGAACCCAGATGGCGTGATCACCTTCTGGAACAAAAGCGCCGAGCTCCTGAGCGGCTATAAGGCCGAAGAAATTCTAGGAAGAGAATGCGCTGACAATCTGTTGCGCCATGTCGATAAAAACGGAATGGAGCTTTGCCTGACTGGGTGCCCCATGGCCGCGACCATAAAAGACGGAAAGGTCAGAGAAGCAACGGTCTACATGCATCATAAACATGGGCACCGCATGCCGATCACTGTCCGCTCTTCACCCATACGTGATGCCTCGGGAAAGATTACCGGTGCGGTGGAAGTGTTCAACAGATGCTCCGATTGTCCAAACCTCGTCATGGAAATGGAAAAACTCCGCAAGGAAGTCCTCGTCGATCCCCTCACAGGGATAGGCAACCGCCGCTATGCGGACATCACCATGAATCAGTGCGGACTTTCCATGCGGGAGGGGAACACCCCCTTCGGCATCCTCTTCGTCGACATCGACAACTTCAAACAGATAAACGATACGTTCGGCCATGCAGTTGGCGACCGCATCATCACCATGGTCGCCAAGACGCTGACAGCGATGCTCCGCCCGCTTGATGCGGCCTGCCGCTGGGGCGGAGATGAATTCGTTATCCTCCTTCTCGATAGCGACGAGAAGGGGCTGATAACCGTCGCCAACCGACTCCGCAAGCTGCTGAAAAAATCCTGGATAGACACTGAGGAAAGCAGGTTGAGCGTAACCGCTTCCTTTGGCTGTGCCCTGTCGGATGAAGACGAATCGGCCCAATCCGTATTGGAAAGAGCCGATAGACAGGCCTACCTCAGCAAGGAGGCTGGCCGCGATTGCATCTACTTTAGGGACAAGGACGTCACCTCAACCATGAGATCTGAGCCGTAA
- a CDS encoding DUF2867 domain-containing protein has product MSDSSASMRYLSSLPELEPLFQGADHMDVKTIESNKALREFLAGLISYSPSWLQLLYRVRGMFVRLLGMRQEPMENPKLSPEEISFTPGDSFGFFTVTHGKEASFLAAMSEDKHLSAHILIAAEPLENGLNRFYAGTVVRYKHWTGPVYFNIIRPFHHLVVHFMIRHAVA; this is encoded by the coding sequence ATGAGTGATTCTTCGGCCTCGATGCGCTACCTTTCTTCCTTGCCGGAACTGGAGCCGCTTTTCCAAGGGGCCGACCATATGGACGTTAAGACCATTGAAAGCAACAAAGCCCTGCGGGAATTTCTCGCGGGGCTTATTTCGTATTCGCCTAGTTGGCTACAACTATTGTATCGCGTCAGAGGCATGTTCGTCCGCCTGCTGGGCATGCGGCAGGAACCAATGGAGAATCCGAAACTCAGCCCGGAAGAGATATCCTTCACCCCGGGTGATTCATTCGGTTTTTTCACCGTCACCCACGGAAAGGAAGCTTCCTTCCTGGCCGCGATGAGTGAAGACAAGCACTTAAGCGCCCACATCCTGATTGCCGCAGAACCATTGGAAAACGGCCTCAACCGCTTTTATGCGGGAACCGTTGTTCGCTACAAGCATTGGACCGGCCCAGTCTATTTCAACATTATCCGGCCCTTTCACCATCTCGTCGTCCATTTCATGATACGACATGCGGTTGCCTGA
- a CDS encoding iron-containing alcohol dehydrogenase: MLNFQYFMPTRLVFGPDTLDQLGDTPYLPRGKKAMIVIGESGAMIKQGYLSRVQGLLAKQEVQTIVFDKIAPNPESDDVDEAAKICRETGVDFLVGLGGGSTIDSAKAIALMAANPGTYWDYMQSGSGGGKMPERDALPLVAIPTTAGTGTEADPWAVITRSDSAEKIGWGNDSTFPALSIVDPVLTISVPPRQTAYTGMDAFFHATEAYLATCRQPASDMLALEAVHLIAHTLPEAVANPENLEARTVMAWASTAAGLCESYSSCISHHSLEHALSAFHPDLPHGAGLVLISKAYFGFLAARGEERLGDLALAMGDTLEENLEEEVSGVAFLDALDKLITETGLADEKLSDYGVTREEIPFLAENALTTMGALFDITPVSMGIEDVIAIYEAAYE, encoded by the coding sequence ATGCTCAACTTCCAATACTTCATGCCCACCCGCCTGGTCTTCGGGCCGGACACCCTGGACCAACTGGGTGACACCCCGTACCTGCCCCGCGGCAAAAAGGCCATGATCGTCATCGGCGAATCCGGTGCCATGATCAAACAGGGGTATCTCTCGCGGGTTCAGGGGCTCCTGGCAAAACAGGAAGTCCAGACCATCGTCTTCGACAAGATAGCACCCAACCCGGAATCAGATGATGTGGATGAAGCCGCAAAGATATGTAGAGAGACCGGCGTGGACTTCCTCGTGGGCCTTGGCGGCGGCTCAACCATTGACTCGGCCAAGGCCATCGCGCTCATGGCGGCCAACCCGGGAACATACTGGGATTACATGCAGTCCGGAAGCGGCGGGGGCAAGATGCCGGAAAGGGACGCCCTGCCCCTGGTTGCCATCCCGACCACGGCGGGCACCGGCACCGAGGCGGACCCATGGGCCGTGATCACTCGCTCGGATTCGGCAGAAAAAATCGGCTGGGGCAACGACTCCACATTCCCGGCCCTGTCCATTGTGGACCCTGTCCTGACAATCTCCGTGCCGCCGAGGCAGACGGCCTACACGGGAATGGACGCATTTTTCCACGCTACCGAGGCCTACCTCGCCACCTGTCGCCAGCCTGCAAGCGACATGCTCGCCCTGGAGGCGGTCCATCTCATCGCGCACACCCTGCCAGAGGCTGTTGCCAACCCGGAAAACCTCGAAGCACGCACCGTCATGGCCTGGGCCAGCACTGCGGCAGGCCTGTGCGAGTCATACTCTTCCTGCATTTCCCATCACTCTCTGGAACACGCGCTTTCCGCCTTCCACCCCGACCTGCCCCACGGTGCCGGTCTGGTGCTCATCTCCAAGGCTTACTTCGGTTTCCTTGCCGCGCGCGGCGAAGAGCGGCTGGGTGATCTGGCTCTGGCCATGGGTGACACCCTGGAAGAAAACCTGGAGGAGGAAGTCTCGGGTGTGGCCTTCCTGGATGCCTTGGACAAGCTGATCACCGAAACCGGCCTGGCTGACGAGAAACTTTCGGACTATGGCGTAACCCGGGAAGAGATACCCTTCCTGGCGGAAAACGCGCTGACCACCATGGGTGCGCTCTTCGACATCACGCCGGTCTCCATGGGTATTGAAGACGTCATCGCCATTTACGAGGCGGCCTATGAGTGA
- a CDS encoding protein-disulfide reductase DsbD family protein, with amino-acid sequence MHAFRTEAGETVITLSLDMEPDWYAYSNVPGEMGKPTQLTGTTADGKDLTVVYPKGVRKPDTYDPSIMVNKYLSGTKLFIILPKGGTLPASLRLELLLCHPTKCVPVRRDLTFGEGIDTASLPPAEKQEWWPAYQTLASTTSDKASQTEALPPEEETFATWDFSPRYLQPGLEVTGLLSAVLMGLLAGLILNIMPCVLPVVSLKLSALLNSTAMESEEERIQAFREHNTFFALGILTFFLVLAVVLGATGQAWGALFQKQWLVLGVALVIMALSLSLFGLFHLPVIDLKFGNESRNPRVQAFFTGNLTTLLATPCSGPFLGGVLSWALVQGGAVIATVFISIGVGMASPYILLIVNPRLSRFLPKSGPWIEYVEKGIAFFLVGTAFYLAGIALGTGWIRVLAPLWALLLGGWLWLRMRSTGAALKWGIRMLSLLLLAGTIAWTTPQTVEGNNWETFEVAIFKEKLGKEKIFLDFTADWCPTCKALEATVLTPENIRRWKSKYGVTFIRVDLTERSMEGEGVLRALGSMSIPTAALFRPGEVHSPLVLRDLFTESQLESILKSWEK; translated from the coding sequence ATGCACGCATTCAGAACAGAGGCTGGCGAGACCGTCATAACTCTCTCTCTGGACATGGAGCCGGACTGGTACGCCTACTCCAATGTTCCCGGAGAGATGGGCAAACCAACCCAGCTAACCGGGACCACGGCGGACGGCAAAGACCTTACCGTGGTCTACCCGAAAGGAGTCCGCAAACCGGATACGTACGATCCGTCAATCATGGTCAACAAGTACCTGAGTGGAACCAAACTTTTCATCATCCTGCCCAAAGGAGGGACGCTTCCCGCCTCCCTGCGGCTGGAGTTGCTCCTCTGCCACCCAACCAAATGCGTCCCGGTACGCCGTGACCTGACCTTCGGCGAGGGTATAGACACGGCTTCGCTTCCCCCTGCCGAAAAACAGGAGTGGTGGCCCGCATACCAGACTCTGGCATCGACAACCTCCGACAAAGCCTCCCAAACCGAAGCCCTTCCCCCTGAAGAGGAAACATTCGCGACATGGGACTTCTCCCCCCGGTACCTGCAACCAGGTCTCGAGGTAACGGGCCTGCTGTCCGCTGTGCTCATGGGACTGCTGGCAGGACTGATCCTGAACATCATGCCGTGCGTCCTTCCCGTGGTCAGCCTGAAGCTCTCCGCCCTCCTGAACTCCACCGCCATGGAGAGCGAGGAGGAACGCATTCAGGCCTTCCGTGAACACAACACCTTTTTCGCCTTAGGCATCCTCACTTTCTTCCTTGTGCTGGCCGTGGTCCTGGGCGCAACGGGCCAGGCCTGGGGTGCACTGTTCCAGAAGCAATGGCTCGTCCTTGGCGTGGCCCTTGTTATCATGGCCTTGTCCCTCAGCCTGTTCGGATTATTTCACCTGCCTGTCATCGACCTCAAGTTCGGCAACGAAAGCAGGAATCCCCGCGTCCAGGCCTTTTTCACGGGCAACCTGACTACCCTGCTCGCCACCCCTTGCAGCGGCCCCTTCCTGGGCGGCGTGCTCAGCTGGGCTCTGGTCCAGGGCGGGGCCGTCATCGCCACGGTCTTCATCTCCATCGGGGTAGGCATGGCCTCCCCCTATATCCTGTTGATCGTCAACCCGCGCCTCTCCCGTTTCCTGCCCAAATCAGGGCCATGGATAGAATATGTGGAAAAGGGGATCGCCTTTTTCCTCGTGGGCACGGCCTTCTACCTGGCGGGCATCGCTCTCGGCACCGGCTGGATTCGCGTCCTCGCCCCGCTCTGGGCGTTACTGCTGGGCGGCTGGCTCTGGCTGCGCATGCGTTCGACAGGCGCAGCCTTAAAATGGGGCATCCGCATGCTCAGTCTGCTGCTCCTGGCCGGGACCATCGCATGGACAACGCCCCAAACCGTGGAAGGCAACAACTGGGAAACCTTCGAAGTTGCTATCTTCAAGGAAAAGTTAGGAAAGGAAAAAATTTTCTTGGACTTTACGGCGGACTGGTGTCCCACCTGCAAAGCGTTGGAAGCCACGGTACTCACTCCCGAAAACATCCGGCGCTGGAAAAGCAAGTACGGCGTCACCTTCATCCGGGTTGACCTCACGGAACGTTCGATGGAAGGAGAAGGGGTGCTCCGCGCCCTGGGGTCCATGTCCATCCCGACGGCAGCACTCTTCAGGCCGGGCGAGGTCCACTCCCCGCTGGTGCTGCGTGATCTATTCACCGAGTCTCAACTTGAAAGCATCCTGAAATCGTGGGAGAAGTAG
- a CDS encoding PEP-CTERM sorting domain-containing protein, translating to MKKFLFSTICSALVLFAANAFAYQQVFFGEDEGVGESTALGVWNNAQAAEANFLSHLTGTGTEDFESYSDGTSAPLAISFPGAGTATLTGGGEINYVSAGSTNNYGRYGTSGDYYWDADSDDFIINFDTPVAAFGFYGIDIGDFSGQLSIFAGATEYAVPHTLGITGGSVLFWGLIDTDNPFTSITFSNLGGGSYADAFGFDDMTIGSVEQVSEDTIGSVPEPSTFVLLAAGLLGLVGIGRKRILG from the coding sequence ATGAAAAAATTTCTCTTCTCAACCATATGCAGCGCCCTGGTACTTTTTGCCGCCAACGCGTTCGCATACCAACAGGTGTTTTTTGGTGAGGATGAAGGTGTGGGAGAATCAACTGCTTTGGGAGTATGGAACAACGCCCAAGCTGCAGAAGCCAATTTTCTCAGTCATTTGACCGGCACCGGCACGGAAGACTTCGAGAGTTATTCCGACGGCACCTCAGCTCCCCTGGCAATTTCATTTCCGGGAGCCGGAACCGCAACCCTGACGGGCGGTGGAGAGATTAATTATGTTTCCGCTGGGTCGACCAACAATTACGGACGATACGGCACGTCCGGTGATTACTACTGGGATGCGGACTCAGATGATTTCATCATCAACTTCGACACCCCTGTGGCCGCTTTCGGCTTCTACGGCATCGACATTGGCGACTTCAGCGGCCAGTTGAGCATTTTTGCCGGAGCCACAGAATACGCAGTCCCGCACACCCTCGGCATAACCGGCGGTTCGGTTCTTTTCTGGGGCCTTATCGACACAGACAACCCTTTTACTTCCATTACCTTTTCCAATCTCGGAGGGGGCTCATACGCCGACGCATTCGGTTTCGACGACATGACCATCGGGTCTGTTGAGCAAGTCTCCGAAGATACCATCGGCTCCGTTCCCGAGCCGTCCACGTTCGTCCTGCTCGCGGCAGGCCTGCTCGGCCTTGTAGGCATCGGGCGCAAGCGCATTCTCGGCTGA
- the nifJ gene encoding pyruvate:ferredoxin (flavodoxin) oxidoreductase — MPKKKMKTMDGNTAAAHVAYAMSETAAIYPITPSTPMGEIADEWAAQGRKNIFGQRVQIRQMQSEAGAAGAVHGSLAGGALTSTFTASQGLLLMIPNMYKISGELLPGVFHVSARAVAAHALSIFGDHQDVMATRQTGFAMLFSNSVQEVMDLSLVAHLASLEASVPFMSAFDGFRTSHEIQKIAVIDYEDMKPLLNMDKLAEFRKRAMNPEHPNVRGTAQNPDIYFQGRETVNAYYDAIPDIVADYMKKVGKITGRRYKLFDYVGHPKADRIIIAMGSACETIEEAVNYLNSTGRKVGLVKVRLFRPFSIKHMLRAIPKTVKKIAVLDRTKEPGSLGDPLYLDVCAAYAGKANAPKIVGGRYGLGSKEFTPAMAQAVYDSLSKPKHNFTVGILDDVTNLSLFDCDCVDTTPEGTVQCKFWGLGSDGTVGANKQAIKIIGDNTNLYAQGYFAYDSKKSGGITISHLRFGKKPIQSTYLITQADYIACHNPSYVNLYDVLEGIKDGGTFVLNCPWTAADMDEKLPAAMRRTIAEKNLKFYTVDAVKIAGEVGLGGRINMVMQTAFFKLADVIPFDKAVALLKGGIEAAYGKKGPKIVEMNNAAVDKATDAIIEIEVPAAWKDLSDDKPKAKKEPAYVKDVMRPILAQKGDTLPVSAFSHDGTMPLSTSKYEKRGVAIMVPEWIVDNCIQCNQCAFVCPHSALRPVLVTDEELAKAPKTFATQEAKGKDVKGMHYRMQVNSLDCMGCGNCADICPAKEKALVMKPTATQTVEQVPNFDYTETIGYKDAFGRDTVKGSQFRQSLMEFSGACAGCGETPYVKVITQLYGERMVIANATGCSSIWGASAPTSPYCTNVDGHGPAWGNSLFEDAAEFGFGIEMATDQRRTHLADLAKAAAENETGEIKTALTNWLEAKGDAEGSKTTGDALKAALKGTRKKALREIADMSDLFTKQSVWVFGGDGWAYDIGYGGLDHVLASGKDINVLVMDTEVYSNTGGQSSKATPLGSIAKFAAAGKTTGKKDLGRMAMTYGYVYVASVAMGANKQQFLKAVKEAEAYPGPSLIIAYAPCINQGIKKGMGKTQLEQKLAVDSGYWPLYRYNPELADQGENPFILESKAPDGTLQEFLSGENRYAMLERFYPEFSQEYREKIEKDLNDRYETLKHMAEGACEEK; from the coding sequence ATGCCCAAGAAGAAGATGAAGACCATGGACGGCAACACCGCCGCAGCACACGTGGCTTACGCCATGTCGGAAACTGCCGCCATCTATCCCATCACACCCTCAACACCCATGGGCGAGATTGCCGACGAATGGGCGGCCCAGGGAAGAAAGAACATTTTCGGCCAACGGGTCCAGATCCGTCAGATGCAGTCCGAGGCCGGCGCGGCAGGCGCGGTCCACGGCTCCCTGGCCGGCGGCGCCCTGACCTCCACCTTCACGGCCTCCCAGGGACTGCTGTTGATGATCCCCAACATGTACAAGATTTCGGGCGAACTTCTCCCCGGCGTTTTCCATGTTTCGGCGCGCGCAGTTGCGGCCCATGCCCTGTCGATCTTCGGCGATCACCAGGACGTCATGGCTACCCGCCAGACCGGCTTCGCCATGCTCTTTTCCAATTCCGTCCAGGAGGTCATGGACCTGTCCCTGGTAGCGCACCTGGCTAGCCTCGAGGCCTCGGTGCCCTTCATGTCCGCATTCGACGGTTTCCGCACTTCGCACGAAATCCAGAAAATCGCGGTCATCGATTACGAAGACATGAAACCACTGCTGAACATGGACAAGCTGGCGGAATTCCGCAAACGGGCAATGAATCCGGAACACCCGAACGTTCGCGGAACAGCCCAGAATCCGGACATTTACTTCCAGGGCCGCGAAACCGTCAACGCGTACTACGACGCCATCCCGGACATCGTCGCCGATTACATGAAGAAAGTGGGCAAAATCACCGGGCGCCGCTACAAACTGTTCGACTACGTAGGCCATCCCAAGGCAGACCGCATCATCATCGCCATGGGTTCCGCGTGTGAAACCATCGAAGAAGCCGTCAACTACCTTAACTCCACGGGCAGAAAGGTCGGCCTGGTCAAGGTCCGCCTGTTCCGCCCCTTCTCGATCAAGCACATGCTCAGGGCCATCCCGAAGACGGTCAAGAAGATCGCGGTCCTCGACAGGACCAAGGAGCCCGGCTCCCTTGGTGATCCGCTCTACCTGGACGTCTGCGCCGCGTACGCGGGCAAGGCCAACGCACCCAAGATCGTGGGCGGCCGCTACGGCCTGGGCTCCAAGGAGTTCACCCCGGCCATGGCACAGGCGGTTTACGACTCGCTGTCCAAACCGAAGCACAACTTCACCGTGGGCATCCTTGACGACGTCACCAACCTCTCCCTCTTCGACTGCGACTGCGTGGACACCACCCCCGAGGGCACGGTCCAGTGCAAGTTCTGGGGTCTCGGCTCCGACGGCACCGTGGGCGCAAACAAGCAGGCGATCAAGATCATCGGTGACAACACCAACCTGTACGCCCAGGGATACTTCGCCTACGACTCCAAGAAATCGGGCGGCATCACCATCTCGCACCTGCGCTTCGGCAAGAAGCCGATCCAGTCCACCTACCTGATCACCCAGGCGGACTACATCGCGTGTCACAACCCGAGCTACGTCAACCTTTACGACGTGCTTGAAGGCATCAAGGACGGCGGCACCTTCGTGCTCAACTGTCCCTGGACCGCTGCGGACATGGACGAGAAGCTCCCCGCAGCCATGCGCCGGACCATCGCCGAGAAAAACCTCAAGTTCTACACCGTTGACGCGGTCAAGATCGCGGGTGAAGTCGGCCTGGGCGGGCGCATCAACATGGTCATGCAGACCGCCTTCTTCAAACTGGCCGACGTCATTCCCTTTGACAAGGCTGTGGCCCTGCTCAAGGGCGGCATCGAGGCCGCTTACGGCAAGAAGGGACCGAAGATCGTCGAGATGAACAACGCCGCAGTGGACAAGGCCACGGACGCCATCATCGAAATCGAAGTCCCGGCCGCCTGGAAGGACCTTTCCGACGACAAGCCCAAGGCCAAGAAAGAGCCCGCCTACGTCAAGGACGTCATGCGGCCCATCCTGGCCCAGAAGGGCGACACCCTGCCGGTTTCCGCCTTCTCCCACGACGGCACCATGCCCCTCTCCACCTCCAAGTACGAGAAACGCGGCGTTGCCATCATGGTCCCCGAATGGATCGTGGACAACTGCATCCAGTGCAACCAGTGCGCCTTCGTTTGTCCGCACTCCGCCCTGCGTCCGGTGCTCGTCACCGACGAAGAGCTGGCCAAGGCTCCCAAGACCTTCGCCACGCAGGAAGCCAAGGGCAAGGACGTCAAGGGCATGCACTACCGCATGCAGGTCAACTCCCTGGACTGCATGGGCTGCGGCAACTGCGCCGACATCTGCCCGGCCAAGGAAAAGGCGCTGGTCATGAAGCCCACCGCCACCCAGACCGTCGAGCAGGTTCCCAACTTCGATTACACCGAAACCATCGGATACAAGGACGCCTTCGGCCGTGATACGGTCAAGGGCAGCCAGTTCCGCCAGTCCCTCATGGAGTTCTCCGGAGCCTGTGCGGGCTGCGGCGAGACCCCGTACGTCAAGGTCATTACCCAACTCTACGGCGAACGCATGGTCATCGCCAACGCAACCGGCTGCTCTTCCATCTGGGGTGCATCCGCACCGACCTCGCCTTACTGCACCAACGTTGACGGCCACGGCCCGGCCTGGGGTAACTCCCTCTTCGAGGACGCAGCCGAGTTCGGCTTCGGCATCGAGATGGCCACGGACCAGCGCCGCACCCACCTCGCCGATCTGGCCAAGGCGGCAGCAGAAAACGAGACCGGCGAGATCAAGACCGCGCTCACGAATTGGCTCGAAGCCAAGGGCGACGCCGAGGGCTCCAAGACCACCGGCGACGCGCTTAAGGCCGCTCTCAAGGGCACGCGCAAGAAAGCGCTGCGAGAAATCGCCGACATGTCCGACCTGTTCACCAAACAGTCCGTCTGGGTCTTTGGCGGCGACGGTTGGGCCTATGACATCGGCTACGGCGGCCTGGACCATGTTCTGGCCTCCGGCAAGGACATCAACGTCCTGGTCATGGACACCGAAGTCTACTCCAACACCGGCGGCCAGTCCTCCAAGGCCACGCCGCTGGGCTCCATCGCCAAGTTCGCCGCAGCAGGCAAGACCACGGGCAAGAAGGACCTGGGCCGTATGGCTATGACCTACGGCTACGTATACGTGGCCTCGGTGGCCATGGGCGCCAACAAGCAGCAGTTCCTCAAGGCGGTCAAGGAAGCCGAGGCCTACCCCGGCCCGTCCCTGATCATCGCCTACGCCCCGTGTATCAACCAGGGCATCAAGAAGGGCATGGGCAAGACCCAGCTCGAACAGAAGCTCGCGGTCGATTCCGGCTACTGGCCGCTCTACCGCTACAACCCGGAACTGGCCGACCAGGGCGAGAACCCGTTCATCCTGGAATCCAAGGCCCCGGACGGAACCCTCCAGGAATTCCTCTCCGGTGAAAACCGCTACGCCATGCTGGAACGCTTCTACCCCGAGTTCTCTCAGGAATACCGCGAAAAGATCGAAAAGGATCTCAACGACCGTTACGAGACTCTGAAACACATGGCCGAAGGCGCCTGCGAAGAAAAGTAG
- a CDS encoding MFS transporter: MTVKDGSISQGRRCVPGAIIASGFFAALGMALVSFTLPLASLDARVSGAWLGTGFAGFFLARLLAGPLGGLWADSGGARMPLLAGAAIGALAPLAYVAHPSVSALYFIQFVLGGVSGLIRPVGLAVLGGSAPSGSEEGWFAAHVLAFNVALFTGPLLGGFLYWNRSMEPVLAGVVACMVVAHLCVFAGVPASVRSKRTSVGAEDNSPVQRELGVLLLAVFGRSLGLGLFIAFYPLLLTMRAGKAPLLVAALFALPNLVVCAGLFPLRRLTARYSGVAVTVGGLTLSSLGLFGAGIGTDIPAFIFSGAVMGLGTALSMPASMNLISRTRQGQGRVFGVAHATTGVGLVLGPLLGGLILTWSGSFGLAFELAALIGVLCCVPLLWSKGGGGVSKLARWAKGVLAVLAATLLIVGLARVDAALNVVSIPDDGLYRFTDMAMGTVVHLTLDADSRKAADDAARKVLAYMHAARADLDFRDPEGSVGRINRGAGSYYVEPSRRAYSLIRRAVALSRATGGVFDPTVGALTTSPLYYVLDEAIAESKKGLVDYRKVLFEEGRWRVKLERKGMALDLGGIAKGAIVDGAVRLLRSEGVRAGIVEAGGDFYCFGPRDWTVGIRHPREDKVFVTVTVREKGVCGSGDYQQFVKVEEADGISLRHHIIDPEDMEPADRSAGVTVIAGSAELADGLATALFITGPARGKLLLDNTYPDVSALWFSRDLKVSVTDNFPKK; encoded by the coding sequence ATGACGGTGAAGGATGGAAGTATATCTCAGGGACGGCGGTGCGTGCCCGGTGCGATAATCGCGAGCGGATTTTTCGCTGCCTTGGGCATGGCGCTTGTCTCCTTTACCCTGCCGTTGGCCAGCCTGGATGCGAGGGTGAGTGGCGCATGGCTCGGCACGGGGTTCGCCGGATTTTTTCTGGCACGGCTGCTGGCCGGTCCCCTGGGAGGCCTCTGGGCCGACAGTGGCGGGGCGCGCATGCCGCTTCTAGCTGGCGCGGCTATCGGGGCGCTTGCCCCGCTTGCGTATGTCGCGCACCCTTCGGTATCAGCTCTCTATTTTATCCAATTCGTGCTGGGCGGTGTCTCAGGCCTGATTCGTCCCGTGGGCCTGGCCGTGCTTGGCGGCAGCGCCCCCTCCGGCTCGGAGGAAGGGTGGTTTGCCGCCCATGTGCTGGCGTTCAATGTCGCCCTGTTTACTGGCCCGCTTCTTGGCGGATTCCTCTATTGGAACAGGAGCATGGAGCCGGTGTTGGCCGGGGTGGTGGCTTGCATGGTCGTCGCTCATTTGTGCGTTTTCGCGGGAGTGCCAGCCTCGGTCCGTTCGAAGCGGACTTCTGTAGGCGCCGAAGATAATTCTCCGGTCCAGAGGGAGCTCGGAGTGCTGCTCCTGGCTGTGTTCGGGCGTTCTCTGGGACTCGGTCTTTTCATTGCCTTTTATCCCCTGTTGCTCACCATGCGGGCAGGCAAGGCGCCCTTGCTCGTTGCAGCCCTCTTCGCTTTGCCCAATCTGGTGGTCTGCGCAGGTCTGTTTCCCCTCCGTCGGTTAACCGCCCGGTATTCAGGCGTTGCCGTCACCGTAGGAGGGCTGACGCTCAGCAGCCTGGGCTTGTTTGGCGCAGGGATCGGCACTGATATTCCCGCATTTATTTTCAGTGGCGCAGTCATGGGGTTGGGCACCGCTCTTTCCATGCCCGCCTCCATGAATTTGATATCTCGAACTAGGCAGGGGCAGGGGCGGGTGTTCGGCGTGGCCCATGCGACCACCGGCGTGGGGCTTGTCCTGGGGCCGTTGTTGGGTGGGCTGATTCTGACCTGGTCTGGCTCCTTCGGTCTTGCCTTTGAACTGGCGGCTTTGATCGGAGTTCTTTGCTGCGTGCCGTTGCTCTGGAGTAAAGGCGGTGGCGGAGTAAGCAAACTCGCGCGCTGGGCAAAAGGAGTCTTGGCGGTCCTGGCTGCGACTTTGCTGATAGTGGGCCTCGCCCGTGTGGACGCTGCCCTGAACGTAGTATCCATACCTGACGACGGGTTGTACCGCTTTACCGACATGGCCATGGGTACGGTGGTGCACCTGACCCTGGATGCGGACAGCCGGAAAGCTGCAGACGATGCCGCCCGCAAGGTCCTGGCATATATGCATGCGGCCCGGGCCGACCTGGATTTCCGTGACCCCGAGGGCTCTGTGGGGCGTATTAACCGGGGTGCGGGAAGCTATTACGTCGAGCCGAGTCGTCGGGCCTATTCCCTTATTCGTCGGGCCGTAGCCTTGAGCCGGGCCACGGGCGGCGTGTTTGATCCCACGGTTGGCGCACTGACTACGTCCCCTTTATATTATGTATTGGACGAAGCCATTGCCGAGTCAAAGAAGGGGTTGGTGGACTACCGCAAGGTCCTATTTGAGGAGGGGCGCTGGCGGGTCAAGCTTGAACGCAAGGGCATGGCGCTCGATCTCGGGGGCATCGCCAAAGGGGCCATCGTGGACGGGGCGGTGCGTCTGCTCAGGAGCGAGGGCGTGCGCGCGGGCATTGTGGAAGCGGGAGGCGATTTTTACTGCTTCGGGCCTCGGGACTGGACCGTCGGCATACGGCATCCCCGCGAAGACAAGGTGTTCGTAACGGTGACCGTGCGCGAGAAGGGCGTCTGCGGCTCGGGGGACTATCAGCAGTTCGTCAAGGTGGAGGAAGCGGACGGGATCAGCCTACGCCATCATATCATCGATCCGGAGGATATGGAGCCTGCCGACCGATCCGCCGGGGTGACGGTTATTGCCGGAAGCGCCGAGCTGGCTGACGGTCTGGCAACGGCCCTGTTCATTACGGGGCCTGCCAGGGGGAAACTGCTTCTGGACAATACATACCCTGATGTGTCGGCCCTTTGGTTCTCTCGGGATTTAAAGGTTTCGGTCACGGATAATTTTCCGAAGAAATGA